A window of Rhodospirillaceae bacterium genomic DNA:
GCTGTTGATGGAGCCGACGGAAAGCGAGAGTATCGACGGTCTCGACCACTTTATCGGCACGATCAAGAAGCTGTTGGAAAAGCTGAAATCCGGGGACGTTGTCCATTTTCAGGAAGCGCCAAGATTAACGCCGCGCCGCCGCCTGGATGAAACCCAGGCCGCCCGCAACCCGGTGCTTCGTTGGCGCCCGCCGGGGGAAGACCAAAAGGCGTAAGCCGTCCGTGTCGTTTTAGTGGAGTTTTGCCGGCAAATCGGCGACCGCTCGTTCGATCAGCGCGTTCGCCTTCGCGTCGTCGATGTTTTCGGAAAGAACTTTTGCAGCGCTGGCGATGGCAAGCTCGACGGCGCGGGCGCGGATTTCGCGTACCGCTTCCAATTCCGCCTGACGGATGCTTTCCTCTGCCATGTGCTGGCGTCGTTCAAGGGCCGCGTCTAGATCTTTTAGCCCCTTTTCCTGAAGGCGAACGGCTTCTTCCTTCGCATGGGCCATCATTTTCTGCGCCTTCTCTGCCACATCGCGCTGATCCCTCTGGAAGCTTGCGAGTGTGGTTTGCGCCTGCTCGCGCAGCTTTTCGGCTTCTTTGATCTCGTTGCGGATCGTGACGATGCGTTTGTCCAGGAGGCCAAGAATGTTTTCCCGCGCCGGTTTAAAAAGAACGGCGACGAAAATGATAAAGGCCAGAACTTCCCAGAACAGGAGCGATTCAAACATTAGACTTCTTCCTTGATGGCGGCTTCGACGGCGATGGCCACCTGATTTTCCGGCAATTTGGTGCCGATTAGCCGGGCGGCAATGGCGGCGGCGACTTCGGTGGCTACGCTTTTGGTTTCGGCCCGGGCTTTTTCCCGCAATTGCGTGATACGGCTTTCCGCCGCCTTCGTCTTTTCGCCAAGCTCGGCATCGAAGGCGGCGGCTTTTTTCGTGGTGACCTCGGCAAAGGCCTCGGTGGCTTTGCG
This region includes:
- a CDS encoding F0F1 ATP synthase subunit B; translated protein: MFESLLFWEVLAFIIFVAVLFKPARENILGLLDKRIVTIRNEIKEAEKLREQAQTTLASFQRDQRDVAEKAQKMMAHAKEEAVRLQEKGLKDLDAALERRQHMAEESIRQAELEAVREIRARAVELAIASAAKVLSENIDDAKANALIERAVADLPAKLH
- a CDS encoding F0F1 ATP synthase subunit B' — its product is MPQMVIPDYAPQIVWLILTFCALYFAMAKFALPTVERVLEERRNRIDANLERAAALKEEAEATARAYEETLTQARNEAQEVLRKATEAFAEVTTKKAAAFDAELGEKTKAAESRITQLREKARAETKSVATEVAAAIAARLIGTKLPENQVAIAVEAAIKEEV